A single Bacillus sp. HMF5848 DNA region contains:
- a CDS encoding ABC transporter substrate-binding protein, with the protein MMQKKLFLWMLPFLLFFGILTGCSDVKEPAQEETKSEESTATTDPVTEPAEEEAAQPAFPVTVTDALDYEVVLEEVPERIVTLIPSNTEILYALGRGETVVGVTDFDNYPEEVLNTEKIGGMEFNVEKIISLNPNLVLAHESSASFAEQGLQQLRDAGIKVFIVNNAENFEQVFQTISELGQLTGATKEADTLVADLSARLDAVKEKAAQVDVKRKVFVEVSPAPEIYTAGNNTFMHEMLTIINAENAAGDQEGWIKVDQEAILAINPDVIITTYGYYSENPMEQVKSRDGWQDVTAVKNNQVIDVHSDLVTRQGPRIIEGVEELAKAIYPDIFTN; encoded by the coding sequence ATGATGCAAAAGAAGCTGTTTTTATGGATGTTGCCATTTTTATTATTTTTTGGAATTCTGACAGGCTGCAGCGATGTGAAAGAACCTGCCCAAGAAGAAACGAAGAGTGAAGAAAGTACAGCAACAACTGATCCAGTTACTGAACCAGCAGAAGAGGAAGCAGCGCAACCAGCTTTTCCTGTAACAGTGACGGATGCCCTCGATTATGAGGTTGTGTTGGAAGAAGTACCAGAAAGAATCGTTACTTTAATTCCGAGTAACACTGAGATCTTGTATGCGTTAGGTCGTGGAGAAACCGTTGTTGGTGTGACTGATTTTGATAACTACCCTGAAGAAGTGCTGAATACAGAAAAAATTGGCGGCATGGAGTTTAATGTTGAAAAGATAATTTCATTAAACCCGAACCTTGTGTTAGCGCACGAATCAAGCGCTTCATTTGCTGAACAAGGTTTACAACAGCTGCGTGATGCAGGAATCAAAGTATTTATCGTAAATAATGCTGAAAATTTCGAGCAAGTGTTCCAAACCATTTCGGAGCTTGGTCAGTTAACAGGAGCAACAAAAGAAGCCGACACTTTAGTGGCAGATCTTAGCGCAAGACTTGATGCTGTAAAAGAAAAAGCAGCACAGGTTGATGTAAAACGAAAAGTGTTTGTAGAAGTGTCGCCGGCCCCAGAAATTTATACAGCAGGTAACAACACTTTTATGCACGAGATGCTGACAATTATTAATGCCGAGAATGCAGCAGGTGATCAAGAGGGCTGGATAAAGGTGGATCAAGAAGCTATTTTGGCGATTAATCCGGATGTTATTATCACAACATATGGATATTATTCAGAAAATCCAATGGAGCAAGTAAAAAGTCGTGATGGTTGGCAGGATGTAACGGCTGTAAAGAATAATCAAGTGATTGATGTACACTCAGATTTAGTAACTCGTCAAGGACCGCGTATTATCGAAGGGGTAGAGGAACTTGCAAAAGCCATATATCCAGACATTTTTACAAACTAA
- the rlmD gene encoding 23S rRNA (uracil(1939)-C(5))-methyltransferase RlmD — MSSAIEKNQQYTLTFEDLTHDGAGVGKIDGFPVFVPNALPGERGQVKIIKVKKGYAFGRLLQLDEESPDRVEAPCPIYKQCGGCQLQHMSYEGQLKAKHKQVVEVLARIGKINDVTVHQVLGMKDPWRYRNKAQVPVADREGGLVAGFYQKRSHDIIDMQQCLIQQSTNDEVVQVVRSICEKYGVRAYDEASHRGVLRHIMARYGAVTGETMVVLVTRTADLPHKKKIVEEIVAALPQVKSVVQNVNTKRTNVIFGDETRVLWGEEYIYDYIGDIKFAISARSFYQVNPEQTKVLYDKALEYANLSAEDSVIDAYCGIGTISLFLAQQAKHVYGVEIVPEAIEDAKRNAELNGLAERVTFEVGEAEAVIPNWYKQGVGADVIVVDPPRKGCDEALLQTIIDMKPKRVVYVSCNPATLARDLRVLEDGGFKTVEVQPVDMFPHTTHCEVVAKLELK; from the coding sequence ATGAGCTCGGCAATAGAAAAAAATCAACAATATACTTTAACATTCGAGGATTTAACACATGATGGGGCAGGTGTCGGGAAAATTGACGGCTTTCCTGTGTTTGTCCCAAACGCCTTACCAGGTGAACGAGGTCAAGTGAAAATAATAAAAGTGAAAAAAGGCTACGCCTTCGGTCGCCTCTTACAGCTTGATGAGGAAAGCCCGGATCGTGTCGAGGCTCCTTGTCCAATATATAAGCAATGTGGTGGCTGTCAGCTGCAGCACATGAGTTATGAAGGGCAACTGAAAGCAAAGCATAAACAAGTAGTCGAAGTGCTTGCTCGGATTGGAAAAATAAATGACGTGACCGTACACCAAGTATTGGGCATGAAAGATCCTTGGCGTTACCGCAACAAAGCCCAAGTACCAGTGGCAGATCGTGAAGGCGGACTAGTAGCGGGATTTTACCAAAAGCGCAGCCACGACATTATTGATATGCAGCAATGCTTAATTCAGCAGTCGACAAATGATGAGGTTGTCCAAGTGGTGCGAAGTATTTGTGAAAAATACGGAGTCCGTGCATATGATGAGGCATCGCACCGCGGTGTGTTACGTCACATCATGGCTCGATATGGCGCAGTAACAGGCGAAACAATGGTTGTACTTGTGACAAGAACAGCTGATTTACCTCATAAAAAGAAGATTGTTGAAGAAATTGTAGCGGCGTTGCCACAAGTGAAGTCTGTTGTGCAAAATGTCAACACAAAACGCACGAATGTTATCTTTGGAGATGAAACAAGGGTGCTATGGGGCGAAGAATATATTTACGATTATATTGGCGATATCAAATTTGCCATTTCAGCCCGTTCGTTTTACCAAGTCAATCCTGAACAAACAAAAGTGCTGTACGATAAGGCTTTAGAATATGCTAATTTGAGCGCAGAAGATTCTGTTATAGATGCTTATTGTGGTATCGGTACAATTTCCTTATTTTTAGCGCAACAAGCAAAGCATGTTTACGGAGTAGAAATAGTGCCAGAAGCAATTGAAGACGCGAAAAGAAATGCGGAACTGAACGGATTGGCAGAGCGAGTTACCTTTGAAGTTGGCGAAGCCGAGGCTGTCATCCCAAACTGGTACAAGCAAGGTGTAGGGGCAGATGTCATAGTAGTTGATCCACCTCGCAAAGGCTGCGACGAAGCTCTGTTACAAACAATCATCGACATGAAACCAAAGCGTGTCGTGTATGTATCCTGTAACCCAGCCACCTTGGCCCGTGACTTACGAGTGCTAGAGGATGGAGGATTCAAAACGGTCGAAGTACAGCCGGTCGACATGTTTCCGCATACGACGCACTGCGAAGTCGTAGCAAAACTTGAACTGAAATGA
- a CDS encoding HAD family hydrolase, with translation MKAIVFDFDGLIIDTESLWYEAYNELLQEYDMDLPMEVFTACIGSTDEPFITYYESHPRKQLEYVELSKLAGKLHKEKAKHLELREGVLDYLHDAKRLGLKIGLASSSSWVNIEHYLRRFDIYDYFDAFRTKDDVERVKPDPALYVKAVEALGVEPHEAVAFEDSLNGLVAARKAGLHGVIVPNAVTAELPFTDYALRLSSMKAKSLEEVINSL, from the coding sequence ATAAAAGCGATTGTGTTTGATTTTGATGGATTGATTATTGATACAGAGTCACTTTGGTATGAGGCGTATAACGAGCTTTTGCAAGAGTATGATATGGATCTACCAATGGAAGTGTTTACAGCGTGCATTGGTTCTACAGATGAGCCGTTTATAACATATTATGAATCACATCCACGAAAGCAGTTGGAGTATGTGGAGTTAAGTAAGCTAGCAGGTAAGTTGCATAAGGAAAAAGCAAAGCACCTTGAGCTTCGCGAAGGCGTTCTTGATTATTTGCACGATGCTAAGCGTCTTGGACTAAAGATTGGTCTCGCATCCAGCTCTTCATGGGTGAACATTGAGCATTATTTACGTCGCTTTGACATTTATGATTACTTTGACGCGTTCCGAACAAAGGATGATGTTGAACGCGTTAAACCTGATCCTGCGTTGTATGTGAAGGCTGTTGAAGCGCTGGGAGTAGAGCCTCACGAAGCCGTTGCGTTTGAAGACTCATTGAACGGATTAGTAGCTGCAAGAAAAGCGGGTTTACATGGTGTAATTGTACCGAACGCTGTTACAGCAGAATTACCGTTTACTGATTATGCATTGAGATTATCGTCTATGAAGGCAAAAAGTTTAGAAGAGGTTATAAATAGTTTGTAA
- a CDS encoding nucleotide pyrophosphohydrolase produces the protein MEVFILKQLIGNIVEFRDERGWKPYHNEKDLAISISLEANELLENFQWKSSEEAIQSSAQNIKEEMADILIYLLQLADKMEVDLEEEVHKKMEKNALKYPVNISK, from the coding sequence ATGGAGGTTTTTATATTGAAGCAATTGATAGGAAATATAGTTGAATTTAGGGATGAACGAGGGTGGAAACCGTATCATAACGAGAAAGACTTGGCTATATCAATTTCATTGGAAGCGAACGAACTACTAGAGAACTTTCAATGGAAAAGTAGTGAAGAAGCAATACAATCATCAGCCCAAAATATTAAAGAAGAAATGGCAGATATTCTAATATATCTTTTACAGTTAGCGGACAAAATGGAAGTTGATTTGGAAGAAGAAGTACATAAGAAAATGGAGAAAAATGCACTGAAATATCCTGTAAATATAAGTAAGTAG
- a CDS encoding acryloyl-CoA reductase, which produces MKTLDTFKALVVDKQNDDFSIGFKQLTVADLPEGDVRIKVLYSSVNFKDGLASIPNGKVVRSYPFVPGIDIGGIVTSSENPRFREGDEVIATSYDIGVSHYGGFSEIAQVPSEWVVPLPTGLTLEEAMTLGTAGFTAALSVLRLEENGLSYDKGPVLVTGATGGVGSIAVSILAKRGYHVVASTGKNSQRDYLHNIGATDIIHRDEVYGEKIKPMDTQLWAGAVDPVGGKTLAAVLSKIHYGGSVAVSGLTGGADVATTVFPFILRGVNLLGIDSVYCPMDIREVLWERMGADLKPNTLDLIKQVVPFDELPAALGKILKGESLGRMVVKISNE; this is translated from the coding sequence ATGAAAACTTTGGATACATTTAAGGCACTTGTTGTTGATAAGCAAAACGATGATTTCTCGATCGGTTTTAAGCAACTGACCGTAGCGGATTTACCTGAAGGTGATGTACGCATTAAAGTACTATATAGTAGCGTGAACTTCAAAGATGGACTGGCTAGCATTCCGAACGGAAAAGTGGTGCGATCGTATCCATTCGTGCCAGGCATAGATATTGGCGGTATTGTTACTAGCTCTGAAAATCCAAGATTTCGTGAAGGCGATGAAGTCATTGCAACAAGCTATGACATCGGGGTATCACACTATGGTGGATTTAGTGAGATAGCTCAAGTGCCAAGCGAATGGGTAGTCCCTCTACCAACAGGCTTAACCCTAGAAGAAGCGATGACACTCGGAACAGCCGGATTCACAGCAGCCCTCTCTGTTCTTCGCCTCGAGGAAAACGGCCTATCCTACGACAAAGGCCCCGTGCTCGTAACTGGTGCCACAGGTGGCGTTGGAAGTATTGCTGTTTCTATCTTAGCTAAACGCGGCTACCATGTTGTTGCTAGTACCGGCAAAAACAGCCAGCGTGATTATTTACATAACATCGGTGCTACAGACATTATCCATCGCGATGAGGTGTATGGTGAGAAAATTAAGCCAATGGATACACAACTTTGGGCTGGGGCCGTGGACCCTGTTGGCGGTAAAACACTCGCTGCTGTACTAAGTAAAATTCATTATGGTGGCTCAGTTGCTGTGAGTGGCTTAACAGGTGGTGCTGACGTTGCCACAACCGTATTCCCGTTCATCCTTCGCGGCGTGAATCTGCTCGGCATTGATTCTGTATATTGTCCGATGGATATTCGAGAAGTTCTGTGGGAGCGAATGGGCGCGGACCTAAAGCCTAACACCCTTGATCTTATTAAACAAGTCGTACCATTTGATGAGTTACCAGCAGCTTTAGGAAAAATTTTAAAAGGTGAGTCGTTGGGACGTATGGTAGTGAAAATTAGTAACGAATAA
- a CDS encoding diacylglycerol kinase, whose amino-acid sequence MKKARIIYNPTSGRELFKKQLADVLIHLERGGYETSCHATTGAGDATQAAITAARRSYDLVIAAGGDGTINEVINGLAEQPHRPLLGIIPVGTTNDFARAIGVPRTIEGACKVITEGKPVPIDIGRVNDQYFINIAGGGRLTELTYEVPSKLKTVLGQLAYYLKGMEILPSIRPTHVKIEYDGKEFEGEIMLFLVANTNSVGGFERLAPESSLNDGMFDLLILKKTNLADFVRIASLALRGEHIHDPNILYTKANRIKVHAEDKMQLNLDGEYGGLLPAEFVNLYQHIQVYVPHERVNELMK is encoded by the coding sequence ATGAAAAAGGCGAGAATTATATATAATCCTACGTCGGGCCGTGAATTATTTAAAAAACAATTAGCAGATGTGTTAATTCATTTAGAGCGTGGAGGCTATGAAACTAGCTGTCATGCGACAACAGGTGCTGGCGATGCGACACAAGCTGCTATTACAGCAGCTCGTCGTAGCTATGACCTTGTGATTGCAGCGGGAGGGGACGGAACCATTAATGAGGTTATCAATGGCCTCGCAGAGCAACCACATCGCCCGTTGCTTGGTATTATTCCAGTTGGAACAACGAATGACTTTGCGCGTGCGATTGGCGTTCCTCGGACTATAGAGGGAGCTTGCAAGGTTATCACGGAAGGAAAACCCGTTCCGATTGACATTGGCCGTGTGAATGATCAATATTTTATTAACATCGCTGGTGGTGGCCGACTCACGGAACTCACGTATGAAGTGCCAAGTAAACTCAAAACGGTGCTTGGACAGCTAGCTTACTATTTAAAAGGAATGGAGATTTTGCCATCCATTCGCCCGACGCATGTTAAAATTGAGTATGACGGCAAAGAATTTGAAGGCGAAATCATGCTGTTTCTCGTAGCAAATACAAATTCTGTCGGTGGTTTCGAGCGTTTGGCACCAGAGTCATCGCTAAATGACGGAATGTTTGACTTGCTGATTTTGAAAAAAACAAACTTAGCGGATTTTGTAAGAATTGCTTCACTTGCCTTACGTGGGGAGCATATTCATGATCCAAATATTCTTTACACGAAAGCAAACCGTATTAAAGTTCATGCAGAAGATAAAATGCAGCTAAATCTAGATGGTGAATACGGTGGCCTGTTACCAGCCGAGTTTGTAAATTTATATCAGCACATACAAGTGTATGTGCCACATGAGCGCGTAAATGAGTTAATGAAGTAA
- a CDS encoding iron ABC transporter permease, with protein sequence MQKPYIQTFLQTKFNAYTMAALFLVVAVLLGISIGTVYIPIQDVIQIIGAHVFPFFSSQHIETNYINIVMNIRLPRVVLAGLVGASLAIAGAAFQGLLRNPLADPYTLGVSSGASVGAVLTIFFHLSIPFLHTFTLPVMSILFSIFTIFIVLAFAKRVERSMRVETIILTGIIFSSFLGATLSLMIALTGEELRQIISWLLGSVSMRGWTYITLILPFFIIGSIVLLVNGHELNAMSFGEERAHHLGVNVQTRKLTVLIAGSILTGAAVAVSGTIGFVGLVIPHLTRLLWGPDHRHLLPLSILTGSGFLILADLLARTIIAPTELPIGVITSLIGAPVFAIILLKRKSERSV encoded by the coding sequence TTGCAAAAGCCATATATCCAGACATTTTTACAAACTAAATTTAATGCTTATACGATGGCAGCGTTGTTTCTTGTCGTAGCAGTGTTATTAGGTATCTCGATAGGGACCGTTTATATTCCGATACAAGATGTGATTCAAATTATCGGTGCGCATGTATTTCCGTTTTTTTCGTCACAGCATATTGAAACAAATTATATAAATATAGTCATGAATATACGTTTACCACGCGTGGTGTTAGCAGGTCTTGTGGGGGCTTCTCTTGCGATTGCAGGAGCGGCCTTTCAAGGTCTTTTACGAAATCCTCTTGCAGATCCTTATACGCTAGGTGTATCATCTGGTGCATCTGTTGGAGCTGTGTTGACTATTTTCTTTCATTTATCTATTCCGTTTCTACATACATTTACTCTCCCGGTTATGAGTATTCTGTTTTCAATTTTTACGATTTTTATTGTGTTAGCATTCGCGAAACGTGTGGAGCGTTCGATGAGAGTGGAGACTATTATTTTAACAGGCATCATTTTTAGTTCATTTTTAGGTGCTACACTCTCACTTATGATTGCCTTAACTGGCGAGGAGCTAAGACAAATTATCAGCTGGCTTCTTGGTAGTGTATCGATGCGAGGGTGGACTTACATAACATTGATATTACCGTTTTTTATTATCGGCTCCATTGTTTTGCTGGTGAACGGGCACGAGCTAAATGCGATGTCGTTTGGTGAGGAGCGTGCACACCACCTTGGAGTAAATGTACAAACACGAAAGTTAACTGTGCTTATAGCTGGATCTATTTTAACAGGAGCAGCCGTCGCTGTTTCAGGCACGATTGGATTTGTTGGTTTAGTCATTCCTCATCTAACAAGACTGTTGTGGGGACCAGATCATCGTCACCTGCTTCCTTTATCAATTTTAACGGGAAGTGGCTTTCTTATATTAGCTGACTTGTTAGCACGAACAATTATTGCACCAACAGAGCTGCCAATTGGTGTTATTACATCACTAATTGGAGCGCCTGTATTTGCCATTATTTTATTAAAAAGAAAATCTGAAAGAAGTGTATAA
- a CDS encoding cytochrome P450, which translates to MKDATIDGPRASFIGGHLLEFRQDPLAFLNKLRAHYKDVAKIRFGKEPIYVVMNPDMIKEVLVSKAGVFIKSEAFNELKPFLGEGLLTSEGDFHMRQRRMMQPSFTKKHIQVYADTMKNVAYEAIESWQSDKERIINVDMMNVALAIISKTMFSMDVNESHDTIGPPIDTGMHIATKRMRALVKIPHSIPTKENQQFMNAIKVLDGVVYDIIRSRRESTAEHDDLLGILMAARDEDDQSKMTDQQLRDEVMTIFLAGHETTANAMSWALYLLAKNPVVQEKAHKELDDVLGDRQIELEDVEKLSYLKQVIQESLRLYPPAWMFGREALEDVQIGELLVPKGETVFVSPYITHRLDEYFEEPDQFNPDRFNNDFLKTIPSYAFFPFGGGPRVCIGNHFAMLEATIVLATVLQHFTFTMSSSMAIVEPEPLITLRPKGGLLLRVNKRL; encoded by the coding sequence ATGAAAGACGCTACTATTGACGGACCAAGAGCGAGTTTTATTGGTGGCCATCTTTTAGAGTTCCGCCAGGATCCGTTAGCTTTTTTAAATAAGCTGCGGGCTCATTACAAGGATGTTGCCAAAATTCGTTTTGGGAAAGAACCGATCTATGTGGTTATGAATCCAGATATGATCAAAGAGGTGTTAGTATCAAAGGCAGGGGTGTTTATTAAGTCGGAGGCATTTAACGAGTTGAAGCCGTTTTTGGGAGAAGGTTTGTTGACGAGTGAAGGCGACTTTCATATGCGTCAGCGCCGGATGATGCAGCCATCTTTCACAAAAAAGCATATTCAAGTGTACGCAGACACTATGAAGAATGTTGCGTATGAAGCGATTGAAAGCTGGCAGTCAGATAAAGAACGTATTATTAATGTAGATATGATGAACGTTGCGTTAGCGATTATTAGCAAAACGATGTTTAGTATGGATGTAAACGAAAGTCATGACACGATTGGGCCGCCCATTGATACTGGTATGCATATTGCAACAAAGCGCATGCGTGCTTTAGTAAAAATACCGCACAGTATACCTACGAAAGAAAATCAGCAATTTATGAATGCGATTAAAGTGTTAGACGGTGTTGTGTATGATATTATTCGCAGTCGCCGAGAAAGTACTGCTGAACATGATGATTTGTTAGGGATATTAATGGCGGCGCGTGATGAAGATGATCAAAGTAAAATGACCGACCAGCAGCTGCGAGATGAAGTGATGACGATTTTCTTAGCGGGACATGAGACAACAGCGAATGCGATGTCATGGGCGCTGTATTTGTTAGCGAAAAATCCAGTTGTTCAGGAAAAAGCGCATAAAGAATTGGACGATGTGTTAGGTGATAGACAGATAGAGTTAGAGGATGTTGAAAAACTATCGTATTTAAAACAGGTTATACAAGAGAGTTTACGGTTGTATCCTCCAGCGTGGATGTTTGGAAGAGAAGCATTAGAGGATGTGCAAATTGGTGAACTTCTTGTGCCAAAAGGGGAGACGGTGTTTGTGAGCCCTTATATTACACACCGACTTGATGAATATTTTGAAGAGCCTGATCAGTTTAACCCTGATCGTTTTAACAATGACTTTTTAAAAACAATTCCGTCGTATGCGTTCTTCCCATTCGGTGGAGGACCGCGGGTGTGTATTGGCAACCATTTTGCCATGCTTGAGGCAACTATTGTGTTAGCAACAGTATTGCAGCACTTTACATTTACAATGTCTTCAAGCATGGCAATCGTTGAACCGGAGCCGCTTATTACGTTACGACCAAAAGGCGGGTTACTTTTGCGTGTGAATAAGAGATTATAG
- a CDS encoding adenosylcobinamide amidohydrolase, whose product MLTVDKVTGGYAGDTILHDISFQVESGELYGILGPNGSGKTTLLKMISGILPLQNGSIFLKNKDVVAFSAKQLAKLVAVLPQETSQAFSYSVKDTVSLGRYAHQHGWFQTWSRHDEEVVQRVMEHTGITAFQHRNIQELSGGERQRVYLAQALAQEPELLLLDEPTNHLDLSFQKELLDLLKSWTQQQALTVVSIFHDLNLAGLYCDKLLLLENGKVYAEGAPSEVLKEHKIKSVYKTDIKKHPHPNVPVPQLMLLPKWGHEEESKQNEIEPTMLQVTEERIVLQAKTPLRVMSSGVVGAGVGWYTTFVNRRVDVYYDHTDHRTEMRQYLERHGYTSNKTVGMMTAVCLEDVAFTYLQDNTQSFSMFVVVTAGVGNAIDASKSSQHSYDYKPGTINTWIFINGHLTEEAFIQSIMTATEAKVKALHDQKVRDKVTGTLATGTPTDSILVAATQKGVELEYAGTITPLGKMISKGVYDCIAEAIGKYRRRHGIL is encoded by the coding sequence ATGTTAACAGTCGACAAGGTAACGGGAGGATATGCCGGAGATACAATATTGCACGATATTTCGTTTCAAGTGGAGTCAGGAGAGCTTTATGGTATCTTAGGACCGAATGGAAGCGGGAAAACAACGCTGTTAAAAATGATTAGTGGTATTCTGCCGTTACAAAATGGGTCGATTTTTTTGAAAAATAAAGATGTGGTAGCCTTCTCGGCTAAACAGCTTGCTAAGCTTGTAGCTGTGCTACCTCAAGAAACCTCCCAGGCTTTCTCTTATTCTGTTAAGGACACAGTTTCGCTTGGACGATATGCCCATCAACATGGCTGGTTTCAAACGTGGAGCCGCCATGACGAAGAAGTGGTGCAGCGTGTGATGGAGCATACGGGCATTACTGCTTTTCAGCACCGTAACATTCAAGAGTTATCGGGAGGCGAAAGACAGCGCGTTTATTTAGCGCAAGCATTAGCGCAAGAGCCAGAGCTGTTATTACTGGATGAACCGACAAATCACTTAGATTTGTCATTTCAAAAAGAGTTACTCGACCTTTTAAAAAGCTGGACGCAACAACAGGCGCTGACCGTGGTTTCCATATTTCATGATTTAAATTTAGCTGGCTTGTATTGTGACAAGCTATTATTACTTGAAAATGGAAAGGTGTATGCGGAAGGTGCTCCTAGTGAGGTTCTTAAAGAACATAAAATTAAAAGTGTTTATAAAACGGATATAAAAAAGCACCCTCATCCGAATGTCCCGGTGCCACAATTAATGCTTTTACCTAAATGGGGACATGAAGAAGAATCAAAGCAGAATGAGATCGAACCAACGATGCTTCAAGTGACAGAGGAACGTATTGTCCTACAAGCAAAAACACCTCTACGAGTGATGTCATCAGGTGTCGTAGGGGCTGGTGTTGGCTGGTATACGACATTTGTTAACCGACGTGTAGATGTGTATTACGATCACACAGATCATCGTACAGAAATGAGGCAGTATCTCGAACGACATGGTTATACATCGAATAAAACAGTCGGGATGATGACGGCCGTATGCTTAGAGGATGTGGCCTTTACATATCTTCAAGATAATACGCAGTCATTTTCGATGTTCGTTGTCGTAACAGCAGGAGTCGGAAATGCGATTGATGCATCGAAAAGTAGTCAGCATAGCTATGATTATAAGCCAGGAACAATCAACACGTGGATTTTTATAAATGGACATTTAACCGAAGAGGCCTTCATTCAAAGTATTATGACAGCAACAGAAGCAAAGGTAAAAGCCTTACATGATCAAAAAGTACGAGATAAAGTGACAGGTACGCTTGCAACGGGAACACCTACAGATAGTATTCTTGTGGCCGCTACGCAAAAAGGGGTGGAACTTGAATATGCGGGAACAATTACACCTTTAGGAAAAATGATAAGTAAAGGTGTATACGATTGTATAGCAGAGGCAATCGGAAAGTATCGTCGCAGACATGGTATACTATAA
- a CDS encoding thiol-disulfide oxidoreductase DCC family protein has product MHPIILFDGVCNLCEGIVQFIIRHDKKAVFRFASLQSNIGRSLLKKHNLPVDDLDSFVLIVNNQAYIKSTAALKLALWLGGGWRLAYVGIMLPSVIRNRMYDFVARNRYKWFGRKQACMMPTPEIKLRFLDEE; this is encoded by the coding sequence ATGCATCCGATAATACTGTTTGATGGTGTTTGTAATCTTTGTGAGGGTATTGTTCAATTTATTATAAGACATGATAAGAAGGCTGTGTTTCGTTTCGCGTCGCTGCAGTCCAATATAGGAAGGTCGTTATTGAAGAAGCATAACTTACCAGTGGATGATTTGGATAGCTTTGTTCTTATTGTAAATAATCAAGCATATATAAAATCGACAGCTGCATTGAAGCTAGCTTTGTGGTTAGGTGGAGGTTGGCGTTTAGCGTATGTGGGCATAATGTTACCATCGGTAATTCGTAACCGTATGTATGATTTTGTGGCGCGTAATCGTTACAAGTGGTTTGGGCGTAAGCAAGCGTGTATGATGCCGACACCTGAAATAAAATTAAGATTTTTAGATGAAGAATAA
- a CDS encoding GGDEF domain-containing protein: protein MQYLVQFQINIFALMILIVLYLFIRMRSKIESFGKMLLRMILIASAVAIVIEPLTWIFDGMQFVGAFFLEYLTNFILFMMGPLLGGLMLAYVDYCIFKDPKRILKRRFYQDVSILTFAALIVNIFYPFYFHVNPVTNSFSSGEYKWIHYVVLASLYIYMLFFVIKNRKRTKLYIVSIFVLFFMLPIIGMLVQLIDSKLYFSWTSIVLGILVAYIFLETSSTEVDYLTKVYNRHSYESYLKHLIETDKKFAVIFIDIDKFKDINDQHGHDIGDQVLIVFAQVLGKVFHSNSLVFRLGGDEFIVVVESTDTNADYYISKIQALLKDNPLKYMNQLRFSYGCQQYSEKMTIDELYIKVDKEMYANKHTDRIG from the coding sequence ATGCAGTATCTTGTTCAATTTCAAATTAATATTTTTGCATTAATGATTTTGATAGTACTCTATCTATTTATTAGAATGAGATCAAAAATAGAGAGTTTTGGTAAAATGCTATTGAGGATGATTTTGATAGCAAGTGCGGTTGCAATCGTCATAGAACCTTTAACCTGGATATTTGATGGGATGCAATTCGTTGGTGCATTTTTTCTTGAGTATCTTACTAATTTTATTTTGTTTATGATGGGACCTCTATTAGGTGGTTTAATGTTAGCATATGTTGATTATTGTATTTTTAAGGATCCAAAACGTATATTGAAGAGAAGGTTTTATCAGGATGTGAGTATTCTCACTTTTGCAGCCTTAATTGTTAATATATTTTATCCGTTTTATTTTCACGTAAATCCTGTTACGAACAGTTTTAGTAGTGGAGAGTATAAATGGATTCATTATGTAGTTCTCGCAAGTCTATATATCTACATGTTATTCTTTGTAATAAAGAATAGAAAAAGAACTAAACTTTATATTGTGAGTATATTTGTATTGTTTTTTATGCTGCCTATCATTGGAATGCTAGTTCAGTTAATTGATTCAAAATTATATTTTTCATGGACATCCATTGTATTGGGGATTTTGGTAGCGTATATTTTTTTAGAAACTTCATCGACTGAGGTAGACTATCTAACCAAAGTATACAATCGACATAGTTATGAATCATATTTAAAACACCTAATAGAAACGGATAAAAAATTTGCCGTAATTTTTATTGATATAGATAAATTTAAAGATATAAATGATCAACATGGGCACGACATTGGAGATCAAGTACTCATAGTGTTTGCTCAAGTTTTGGGAAAAGTGTTTCATTCTAATTCTTTAGTTTTCAGGCTTGGGGGAGATGAATTTATTGTCGTGGTGGAATCTACGGATACAAATGCGGATTATTACATCTCGAAAATTCAAGCTCTTCTAAAAGATAATCCTTTAAAGTATATGAACCAACTTAGATTTAGTTATGGGTGCCAACAATATTCAGAAAAAATGACCATTGATGAATTATACATTAAAGTAGATAAAGAAATGTATGCAAACAAACATACTGACAGAATAGGGTGA